A part of Streptomyces sp. NBC_01235 genomic DNA contains:
- a CDS encoding RICIN domain-containing protein: MLPLADGHSLLVLSGGRTRSNLHNPVTYSTIDLGGGVSDGATYTVSNANSDLMLSIAGGSTAHGAYATQQNTDNATDQQWRFMQQSSGYFKIFNVASGKVLGVENRSTANGARILQWDDNSTLDHEWAVAPSPAGGYTLTNRVTGMYLEIPNASTTAGTTAGQRSGTGCACQRWNLTQIALPPLGAGQYVLVNKNSGKYLDIPNASTATGTAADQWQNSACPCQLYTFQSAGGAAWTIKNVNSNLNLDIRNSSTTAGAVVVQNTPSTANSQQWTLTDAGNGYYKLRNVNSGLDAGVAQSSTSNGAAVVQWNDLSVDDQLWKIVRVN, from the coding sequence ATGCTGCCTCTGGCCGACGGCCACAGCCTGCTGGTGCTCAGCGGCGGCCGCACACGCAGCAATCTCCACAACCCGGTGACCTACAGCACCATCGATTTGGGCGGCGGCGTCTCGGACGGTGCCACCTACACCGTGTCGAACGCCAACAGCGACCTGATGCTGAGCATCGCGGGCGGCTCCACCGCCCACGGCGCCTACGCCACGCAGCAGAACACCGACAACGCCACCGACCAGCAGTGGCGCTTCATGCAGCAGTCCTCCGGCTATTTCAAGATCTTCAACGTCGCCAGCGGCAAGGTCCTGGGCGTGGAGAACCGGTCCACCGCCAACGGCGCCAGGATCCTTCAGTGGGACGACAACAGCACCCTCGACCACGAGTGGGCCGTAGCCCCCAGCCCGGCGGGCGGTTACACGCTCACCAACCGTGTCACCGGCATGTACCTCGAGATACCGAACGCCTCCACCACCGCCGGTACCACGGCCGGTCAGCGGAGCGGCACGGGCTGCGCCTGCCAGCGCTGGAACCTCACCCAGATCGCCCTGCCGCCCCTGGGCGCCGGACAGTACGTCCTCGTCAACAAGAACAGCGGCAAGTACCTCGACATCCCCAACGCCTCCACCGCCACCGGCACCGCCGCCGACCAGTGGCAGAACTCCGCCTGCCCCTGCCAGCTGTACACCTTCCAGTCCGCGGGCGGCGCAGCCTGGACCATCAAGAACGTCAACAGCAACCTCAACCTGGACATCCGCAACAGCTCCACCACCGCAGGAGCCGTCGTCGTCCAGAACACGCCCTCCACCGCCAACTCGCAGCAGTGGACCCTCACCGACGCGGGCAACGGCTATTACAAACTCAGAAACGTCAACAGTGGCCTCGACGCCGGTGTGGCCCAGTCCTCCACCAGCAACGGCGCTGCCGTCGTCCAGTGGAACGACCTGAGCGTCGACGACCAGCTCTGGAAGATCGTCCGCGTCAACTGA
- a CDS encoding NUDIX hydrolase, translating into MFAFFDAATTAHLTMAPWAAQVLARHRAAPVAPPPQPPARQNVLNAVGVHLHLEREGKILLGLRHPDSLFAPLRHHFLAGHCEQESAVACLIREAREEAGLEIAAADVELAHVVHIQHSPSTRPRLQLVFRARHWQGEPQLLEPDKCLGWDWWPVDALPEPMVAYARAAITGIRQGRLYTELGWDQDSR; encoded by the coding sequence ATGTTCGCCTTCTTCGACGCGGCGACCACCGCTCACCTGACGATGGCGCCGTGGGCCGCGCAGGTCCTCGCCCGTCACCGGGCCGCCCCCGTCGCTCCCCCGCCGCAGCCGCCCGCACGGCAGAACGTCCTCAACGCCGTCGGCGTCCACCTCCACCTGGAACGCGAGGGCAAGATCCTCCTCGGTCTGCGCCATCCCGATTCGCTCTTCGCACCCCTTCGCCACCACTTCCTGGCCGGTCACTGCGAGCAGGAGTCCGCTGTCGCCTGTCTGATCCGCGAGGCCCGGGAGGAGGCCGGCCTGGAGATCGCGGCGGCGGACGTCGAACTCGCGCATGTCGTCCACATCCAGCACTCCCCCAGCACCCGGCCGCGCCTCCAGCTCGTCTTCCGCGCACGGCACTGGCAGGGCGAGCCACAACTGCTGGAACCGGACAAGTGCCTCGGCTGGGACTGGTGGCCCGTGGACGCGCTGCCGGAGCCGATGGTGGCGTACGCGCGGGCGGCGATCACCGGGATCCGACAGGGGCGGTTGTACACGGAACTGGGCTGGGACCAGGACTCCCGCTAG
- a CDS encoding NUDIX domain-containing protein, producing the protein MTVEPDPEPRQTAALLLNRRGQYLLHLRDAHKPICDPGTWSLPGGAREGDETPEEAVARELLEETGLVLDGLTRYTVVNGNIQVFLGS; encoded by the coding sequence ATGACCGTCGAGCCCGATCCCGAACCCCGTCAGACGGCCGCGCTGTTGCTCAACCGGCGCGGCCAGTATCTCCTCCACCTGCGCGACGCGCACAAACCGATCTGCGATCCGGGCACCTGGTCGCTGCCCGGCGGCGCCCGCGAGGGGGACGAGACGCCCGAGGAGGCCGTCGCGCGCGAGCTGCTGGAGGAGACGGGGCTCGTGCTGGACGGACTGACCCGGTACACGGTCGTCAACGGCAACATCCAGGTGTTCCTCGGCAGTTAG
- a CDS encoding NAD(P)H-dependent flavin oxidoreductase, which translates to MQTELSKQLGVEHAVFGFTPFPAVAAAISRAGGFGVLGAVRYTAPDDLKRDLDWIEAHVDGKPYGLDVVMPAKKVEGVSEADVEAMIPEGHRQFVRDTLAKYGVPELAEGEASGWRITGWMEQVARSQLDVAFDYPIRLLANALGSPPADVVTRAHEQGVLVAALAGSARHARKHKDGGIDIVVAQGYEAGGHTGEIASMVLTPEVVEAVDPLPVLAAGGIGSGRQVAAALALGAQGVWLGSVWLTTAEADLHSPALTRKLLAAGSGDTVRSRALTGKPARQLRTEWTDAWDASDGPGTLPMPLQGLLVAEAVSRIQKYEVDPLLGTPVGQIVGRMNDVRSVRAVFDDLTRGFEQAVDHVNRIAGRSGQ; encoded by the coding sequence ATGCAGACGGAGCTGAGCAAGCAACTGGGAGTCGAGCACGCCGTCTTCGGCTTCACGCCGTTCCCCGCCGTCGCCGCGGCCATCAGCCGCGCGGGCGGCTTCGGCGTGCTCGGCGCGGTCCGCTACACCGCCCCCGACGACCTCAAACGCGACCTCGACTGGATCGAGGCGCATGTCGACGGCAAGCCGTACGGGCTCGACGTCGTCATGCCCGCGAAGAAGGTCGAAGGCGTCAGCGAAGCCGACGTCGAGGCGATGATCCCCGAGGGGCACCGGCAGTTCGTGCGGGACACCCTCGCCAAGTACGGAGTGCCCGAACTGGCCGAGGGCGAGGCGTCCGGGTGGCGGATCACCGGGTGGATGGAGCAGGTCGCCCGCAGCCAGCTCGACGTCGCCTTCGACTACCCGATCCGGCTGCTGGCCAACGCCCTCGGCTCCCCGCCCGCCGACGTCGTCACCCGCGCCCACGAGCAGGGCGTCCTCGTCGCCGCCCTCGCGGGCAGCGCCCGGCACGCCCGCAAGCACAAGGACGGCGGCATCGACATCGTCGTCGCCCAGGGCTACGAGGCGGGCGGGCACACGGGCGAGATCGCCTCCATGGTGCTCACCCCGGAGGTCGTCGAGGCCGTCGACCCGTTGCCGGTCCTCGCCGCCGGCGGCATCGGCAGCGGACGGCAGGTCGCCGCCGCCCTCGCACTGGGCGCCCAGGGCGTGTGGCTCGGGTCGGTCTGGCTCACCACCGCCGAGGCCGACCTGCACTCGCCCGCCCTCACCCGCAAGCTCCTCGCCGCCGGCTCCGGCGACACCGTCCGCTCCCGCGCGCTGACCGGGAAACCCGCACGCCAACTCCGTACCGAATGGACCGACGCCTGGGACGCATCCGACGGACCCGGTACCCTCCCGATGCCCCTCCAGGGCCTCCTCGTCGCCGAAGCGGTCTCCCGCATCCAGAAGTACGAGGTCGACCCCCTGCTCGGCACGCCCGTCGGCCAGATCGTCGGCCGGATGAACGACGTCCGCAGCGTTAGGGCCGTCTTCGACGACCTCACCCGCGGTTTCGAACAGGCCGTGGACCACGTCAACCGCATCGCCGGAAGGAGCGGCCAGTGA
- a CDS encoding beta-galactosidase trimerization domain-containing protein, which produces MAVGQRQHAAAVTPLLPEETTGLAGDIPPGARADLWSERIRTAGAQAVASYADGPLAGTPAVTRHHHGGGTAWYLATHPDPDTLAALLHRISREADVTPAHEVPAGIEVVRRRGAEADYLFLIDHTGKGSEVPAEGVELLTGRPVTGNVTVPPGGVAVVRQPQ; this is translated from the coding sequence GTGGCCGTCGGCCAGAGGCAGCATGCCGCGGCTGTAACCCCGCTGCTGCCCGAAGAGACGACCGGCCTGGCCGGTGACATACCTCCGGGTGCAAGGGCCGATCTGTGGTCGGAACGGATCCGTACCGCCGGTGCCCAGGCCGTCGCCTCATATGCCGACGGCCCGCTGGCCGGCACCCCCGCCGTCACCCGCCACCACCACGGCGGCGGAACCGCCTGGTATCTGGCCACCCACCCCGACCCCGACACTCTCGCCGCTCTGCTCCATCGCATCAGCCGGGAAGCCGACGTGACACCCGCGCACGAGGTACCCGCCGGCATCGAGGTCGTCCGGCGTCGCGGCGCCGAGGCCGACTACCTGTTCCTCATCGACCACACCGGAAAGGGGTCTGAGGTGCCCGCCGAGGGTGTCGAACTCCTCACCGGCAGACCCGTCACCGGCAACGTCACCGTCCCACCCGGAGGCGTCGCCGTCGTCCGCCAACCGCAGTGA
- a CDS encoding class I SAM-dependent methyltransferase, with product MGAESAYHGEMGEEFAAQVTNSVYNSYTDRPAMLGLARDVRGLRVLDLGCGAGHYAAELLERGAAAVVGVDGSESVLRAARERIGDRAVLHRHDLEEPLTFLSDGSFDLVVLALVHHHVEAREQLLAEIRRVLRPGGALLVSTTHPTGDWQYFGGSYFAEDRVALPFGTGHALSYRRMTLETFLGELLGAGYVLEELVEPRATEEGKAVDSRRYDKTHRTPTFLAVRLRRP from the coding sequence ATGGGAGCCGAGAGCGCGTACCACGGGGAGATGGGCGAGGAGTTCGCCGCCCAGGTCACGAACAGCGTCTACAACAGCTACACCGACCGTCCGGCCATGCTGGGGCTCGCCCGTGACGTCAGGGGCCTGCGGGTGCTGGACCTCGGCTGCGGGGCGGGCCACTACGCCGCCGAGCTGCTGGAGCGGGGCGCGGCCGCGGTCGTCGGCGTGGACGGCAGCGAGAGTGTGCTGCGCGCGGCGCGGGAACGGATCGGCGACCGGGCGGTCCTGCACCGGCACGACCTGGAGGAGCCGCTCACCTTCCTGTCCGACGGGTCCTTCGACCTCGTGGTGCTGGCGCTCGTCCATCACCACGTCGAGGCCCGGGAGCAGCTGCTCGCCGAGATCCGGCGGGTCCTGCGGCCGGGGGGCGCGTTGCTCGTGTCCACCACCCACCCCACAGGGGACTGGCAGTACTTCGGAGGCTCCTACTTCGCGGAGGACCGCGTCGCCCTGCCGTTCGGCACCGGGCACGCCCTCAGTTACCGGCGGATGACCCTGGAGACGTTCCTCGGGGAGCTGCTCGGGGCGGGGTACGTGCTGGAGGAGCTGGTGGAGCCGCGGGCCACGGAGGAGGGGAAGGCGGTCGACTCCCGCAGGTACGACAAGACGCACCGGACGCCGACCTTCCTCGCGGTCCGGCTCCGGCGGCCCTGA
- a CDS encoding oxygenase MpaB family protein — translation MTSDPGLFTPSSVTWQMHGDPMMWVAGIRALYLQALHPRAVRGVMQNSDFRRDAWGRLMRTANFVGTTTYGTSEAAEKAGARVRKIHRMLSATDPETGERYRVDEPELLLWVHCAEIDSYLHVLRRSGYPLTDAAADRYLAEHRVSARLVGLDPDAVPADRAEMDAYFEKVRPELAAGTEAHEVDDFLLRRPTHPLLVPARALLWRRVAHLAYASLPPYAHELYGRRAPQPATVTRELRAMGTLLRCVPARLRWQLPPKHILRAMARLGPEARPAPCKVRP, via the coding sequence ATGACGAGTGATCCGGGGCTGTTCACTCCCTCTTCCGTGACCTGGCAGATGCACGGCGATCCCATGATGTGGGTCGCCGGGATCCGTGCCCTCTACCTTCAGGCCCTCCACCCGCGTGCCGTACGCGGAGTCATGCAGAACTCCGACTTCCGGCGTGACGCCTGGGGCCGGCTCATGCGCACCGCGAACTTCGTCGGCACCACGACCTACGGCACGAGCGAGGCGGCCGAGAAGGCCGGGGCGCGCGTCCGCAAGATCCACCGGATGCTCTCGGCGACCGACCCGGAGACGGGCGAACGCTACCGGGTCGACGAACCCGAACTGCTGCTGTGGGTGCACTGCGCCGAGATCGACTCCTACCTGCACGTCCTGCGCCGCTCCGGCTACCCCCTCACCGACGCCGCCGCCGACCGCTACCTGGCCGAACACCGCGTCAGCGCCCGCCTGGTGGGCCTCGACCCCGACGCCGTACCCGCCGACCGGGCCGAGATGGACGCCTACTTCGAGAAGGTGCGCCCCGAACTCGCCGCCGGAACGGAGGCGCACGAGGTGGACGACTTCCTGCTCCGCCGGCCCACCCACCCCCTGCTCGTCCCGGCGCGCGCCCTGCTGTGGCGGCGCGTGGCGCACCTGGCGTACGCCTCGCTGCCGCCGTACGCCCACGAGCTGTACGGCAGAAGGGCCCCGCAACCCGCCACCGTCACCCGGGAGTTGCGCGCCATGGGCACCCTGCTGCGCTGCGTCCCCGCACGTCTGCGGTGGCAACTCCCGCCCAAACACATCCTGCGGGCCATGGCCAGGCTCGGCCCCGAAGCCCGCCCGGCACCGTGCAAAGTCCGGCCATAG
- a CDS encoding phytoene desaturase family protein translates to MPAHEGHEGPAGPEGHRTYDAVIVGGGHNGLVAAAYLARAGRSVLVLERLDHTGGAAVSTRPFTGVDARLSRYSYLVSLLPQKIVGDLGLRFRVQGRTISSYTPVERGGRPTGLLVGGGEERTREAFARLTGGEREYAAWERFYGMTGRVARRVFPTLTEPLPTRDELRRRVDDEEAWRILFEEPVGVAVEERFADDLVRGVVLTDALIGTFADAHDPSLKQNRCFLYHVIGGGTGAWDVPVGGMGALTDALAAAARDAGAVLATGHEAVRIATDGRTAEVTYRTADGEGVAAARHVLVNASPQALAALTGDEPPAPAEGAQLKVNMLLKRLPRLRDTSVDPREAFAGTFHIAEGYEQLATAHAQAAGGDLPAAPPSEIYCHSLTDPSILGPDLVAQGYQTLTLFGLHTPARLFERDNDAVRESLLEATLAQLDAHLAEPLADCLATDADGRPCIEARTPLDLEHDLGLPGGNIFHRDLSWPYAQESTGRWGVETRHANVLLCGAGAVRGGGVSGVPGHNAAMAVLEATAG, encoded by the coding sequence ATGCCTGCACACGAGGGACACGAAGGACCAGCGGGACCCGAGGGACACCGCACGTACGACGCAGTCATCGTCGGCGGCGGCCACAACGGTCTGGTCGCCGCCGCCTACCTGGCCCGGGCCGGCCGGTCCGTGCTGGTGCTGGAGCGGCTGGACCACACCGGGGGCGCCGCCGTCTCCACCCGCCCGTTCACCGGCGTGGACGCCCGGCTGTCGCGCTACTCGTACCTGGTCAGCCTCCTCCCGCAGAAGATCGTGGGGGACCTGGGGCTGCGCTTCCGTGTCCAGGGCCGCACCATCTCCTCGTACACCCCCGTGGAGCGCGGCGGGCGGCCGACCGGACTGCTCGTGGGCGGGGGCGAGGAACGCACCCGGGAGGCGTTCGCGCGGCTGACGGGCGGCGAGCGCGAGTACGCTGCCTGGGAGCGTTTCTACGGCATGACCGGGCGCGTCGCCCGGCGAGTGTTCCCCACGCTCACCGAGCCGCTGCCCACCCGGGACGAACTGCGCCGGCGCGTCGACGACGAGGAGGCCTGGCGGATCCTCTTCGAGGAGCCTGTCGGCGTCGCCGTCGAGGAGCGCTTCGCGGACGACCTGGTGCGGGGCGTGGTCCTCACCGACGCCCTCATCGGCACCTTCGCCGATGCCCACGACCCCTCCCTCAAACAGAACCGCTGCTTCCTCTACCACGTGATCGGCGGCGGCACGGGAGCCTGGGACGTCCCCGTCGGCGGTATGGGCGCCCTGACCGACGCCCTCGCCGCCGCCGCCCGGGACGCGGGCGCCGTCCTCGCCACCGGGCACGAGGCCGTACGCATCGCCACGGACGGCCGTACGGCGGAGGTGACCTACCGCACCGCCGACGGGGAGGGCGTCGCTGCCGCCCGGCACGTTCTGGTGAACGCCTCACCACAAGCGCTCGCGGCCCTCACCGGCGACGAGCCGCCCGCCCCCGCCGAGGGCGCCCAGCTCAAGGTGAACATGCTGCTCAAGCGGCTGCCGAGGCTGCGGGACACCTCCGTGGACCCGCGCGAGGCGTTCGCCGGCACCTTCCACATCGCCGAGGGCTACGAGCAGCTCGCCACCGCCCACGCCCAGGCCGCCGGAGGCGACCTCCCCGCCGCCCCGCCCTCCGAGATCTACTGCCACTCCCTGACCGACCCGAGCATCCTCGGGCCGGACCTCGTCGCGCAGGGCTACCAGACGCTGACCCTGTTCGGTCTGCACACCCCCGCCCGGCTCTTCGAACGGGACAACGACGCGGTCCGCGAGAGCCTCCTCGAGGCCACTCTCGCCCAGCTCGACGCCCACCTCGCCGAACCGCTCGCCGACTGCCTGGCCACCGACGCCGACGGCCGCCCCTGTATCGAGGCGAGGACCCCGCTGGACCTGGAGCACGACCTCGGACTGCCCGGCGGCAACATCTTCCACCGCGACCTGTCCTGGCCGTACGCCCAGGAGAGCACCGGCCGCTGGGGTGTGGAGACCCGGCACGCGAACGTCCTGCTGTGCGGGGCCGGGGCGGTGCGCGGGGGAGGGGTGAGCGGGGTGCCGGGCCACAACGCGGCGATGGCCGTACTGGAGGCCACGGCAGGCTAG
- a CDS encoding serine/threonine-protein kinase, protein MAESRLIQGRYRLLDLIGRGGMGEVWRARDESLGRLVAVKCLKPIGPHHDPSFGRVLRERFRREGRVAAGLQHRGVTVVHDFGDCDGVLFLVMELLDGSDLCRLLDDNGRRPLPVADVVEIADQVAAALAYTHRQGIVHRDLKPANIVRLTDGTVKICDFGIARLGHDIGFTSRLTGTGIAMGTPHYMSPEQIGGEEVDQRSDLYSLGCVLYEIATGAPPFDLDDPWAILVGHRDTPPRPPRENRADLPDHLDRIILDLLAKRPEQRPRDAHDIVRRIAAARTAPVYVPTLVTPRPELRPPEPAGREPRLPSWTQGMTTGHKATGAGLRVTPPDAGAALTGELIPRPALGAVPAPKAPDKPSPQALTALAGRHNAGLSLGRLGRWAEAGEAHRAVAAERAHLLGPDHPETLASRYEVAFTLSRTGRADDALREYQHVAAARTRVLGADHADTLATRQEMAYALGRLGRHFDAHQVYTSVLAARVRTAGADHPDTLRCRHNLAFNLSRLGRLEESYRMAGEVAVARARVLGPSHPDTLVTRYEVAYALGQLGRWPEALQTYREVAAARAQALGPDHPDTLAARYETGISLGRLGRSAEALQLYRDLVDDRTRVHGPAHPETLRARHGLGVNLGRLGRWEEALAESRDVCAIRERVLGADHPDTLVSRREVAVGLGWLGRWVDALDEYRRVAAARERVLGPDHPDTLASRNDEAHCLEQLGRGQEAVELYRRVAVLRQHRAAGGA, encoded by the coding sequence ATGGCGGAGAGCAGGCTGATCCAGGGCCGGTACCGGCTGCTCGACCTGATCGGGCGCGGGGGCATGGGCGAGGTGTGGCGGGCCCGCGACGAGTCCCTCGGCCGACTCGTCGCCGTGAAGTGTCTCAAACCGATCGGCCCGCACCACGACCCGTCCTTCGGGCGCGTCCTGCGCGAACGGTTCCGGCGTGAGGGGCGCGTCGCCGCCGGGCTCCAGCACCGCGGGGTGACGGTCGTCCACGACTTCGGCGACTGCGACGGCGTCCTCTTCCTCGTCATGGAGCTCCTGGACGGCAGCGACCTCTGCCGGCTGCTGGACGACAACGGGCGCCGGCCGCTGCCCGTCGCCGACGTCGTGGAGATCGCCGACCAGGTCGCCGCGGCGCTCGCCTACACCCACCGGCAGGGCATCGTGCACCGCGACCTGAAACCCGCGAACATCGTGCGGCTCACCGACGGCACCGTGAAGATCTGCGACTTCGGCATCGCCCGCCTCGGCCACGACATCGGGTTCACCTCCCGCCTCACCGGCACCGGCATCGCCATGGGCACCCCGCACTACATGTCACCGGAGCAGATCGGCGGTGAGGAGGTCGACCAGCGCAGCGACCTCTACTCACTGGGCTGCGTGCTGTACGAGATCGCCACCGGGGCGCCGCCGTTCGACCTGGACGACCCCTGGGCGATCCTCGTCGGCCACCGGGACACCCCGCCCCGGCCACCGCGCGAGAACCGCGCCGACCTGCCCGACCACCTCGACCGGATCATCCTGGATCTGTTGGCGAAACGGCCAGAACAGCGCCCCCGCGACGCCCACGACATCGTCCGGCGCATCGCCGCGGCCCGCACCGCACCGGTGTACGTGCCGACCCTGGTGACCCCCCGGCCCGAGCTGCGGCCGCCCGAGCCCGCCGGCCGCGAGCCTCGGCTGCCCTCCTGGACCCAGGGCATGACCACCGGCCACAAGGCCACCGGCGCCGGACTGCGTGTCACACCCCCGGACGCCGGGGCGGCCCTGACCGGCGAGCTGATCCCCCGGCCGGCGCTCGGCGCGGTCCCCGCTCCGAAGGCGCCGGACAAGCCGTCCCCGCAGGCGCTCACCGCGCTCGCCGGACGGCACAACGCGGGCCTCAGCCTGGGGCGCCTGGGCCGCTGGGCCGAGGCCGGGGAGGCGCACCGCGCCGTCGCCGCCGAACGCGCGCACCTCCTCGGCCCGGACCACCCCGAGACCCTCGCCAGCCGCTACGAGGTCGCCTTCACCCTCAGCCGCACCGGCCGCGCCGACGACGCGCTGCGCGAGTACCAGCACGTGGCCGCCGCCCGCACCCGGGTGCTGGGCGCCGACCATGCCGACACACTCGCCACCCGCCAGGAAATGGCCTATGCGCTCGGCCGGTTGGGCCGCCACTTCGACGCCCACCAGGTGTACACGTCGGTCCTGGCCGCCCGGGTGCGCACGGCGGGCGCCGACCATCCCGACACCCTGCGTTGCCGCCACAACCTCGCCTTCAACCTCAGCAGGCTCGGCCGTCTGGAGGAGTCGTACCGGATGGCGGGCGAGGTGGCCGTCGCCCGCGCCCGCGTCCTGGGCCCCAGTCACCCGGACACCCTCGTCACCCGTTACGAAGTCGCCTACGCCCTGGGCCAGTTGGGCCGCTGGCCGGAAGCGCTCCAGACCTACCGCGAGGTCGCCGCGGCCCGGGCACAGGCACTCGGGCCCGACCACCCCGACACCCTCGCCGCCCGCTACGAGACCGGCATCAGCCTGGGCCGCCTCGGTCGCAGCGCGGAGGCGCTCCAGCTCTACCGCGACCTCGTCGACGACCGCACCCGCGTGCACGGCCCGGCGCACCCCGAGACCCTGCGGGCCCGCCACGGTCTCGGCGTCAACCTCGGCCGTCTGGGCCGCTGGGAGGAGGCCCTCGCCGAGTCCCGGGACGTGTGCGCGATCCGTGAACGCGTCCTGGGCGCCGACCATCCCGACACGCTGGTCAGCCGCCGCGAGGTCGCCGTCGGCCTGGGCTGGCTGGGCCGCTGGGTCGACGCCCTGGACGAATACCGGCGGGTGGCCGCGGCCCGCGAGCGGGTTCTCGGCCCGGACCACCCCGACACCCTCGCCAGCCGCAACGACGAGGCACACTGCCTGGAACAGCTCGGCCGGGGCCAGGAGGCCGTCGAGCTGTACCGAAGGGTCGCGGTGCTGCGACAGCACCGGGCGGCCGGCGGCGCGTAG
- a CDS encoding aldo/keto reductase: MQYRTLGRTGIKVSPYCLGAMMFGAIGNSDHDDSIRIIHKALDAGINFVDTADFYSRGESEEIVGKALKGRRDNVVLATKAHLPMGDDPNQQGNSRRWLVRALEDSLRRLGTDHVDLFQIHRPAPDTDIEETLSALTDLVRAGKVRAIGSSTFPASDIVEAQWAAERRGLQRFRTEQPSYSILDRSIEREVLPVCQRYGMGTLVWSPLAGGLLTGRYRKGRQATTHRGGFGFKHMSDERRLDAVEQLIPLAAKAGMSLTHLAMAFTIAHPGVTSAIIGPRTMDHLDDLLAGAEATLTDEILDQIDAIVPPGTDVGTLDLAYNPPAIQQTALRRRLPDERSAA; encoded by the coding sequence ATGCAGTACCGCACACTGGGCCGGACCGGCATCAAGGTCAGCCCCTACTGCCTGGGCGCCATGATGTTCGGCGCCATAGGCAACTCCGACCACGACGACTCCATACGCATCATCCACAAGGCGCTGGACGCGGGCATCAACTTCGTCGACACCGCCGACTTCTACTCGCGCGGCGAGTCGGAGGAGATCGTCGGAAAGGCTCTCAAAGGCCGCCGGGACAACGTCGTCCTGGCCACCAAGGCGCACCTCCCGATGGGGGACGACCCCAACCAGCAGGGCAACTCACGGCGCTGGCTGGTGCGCGCGCTGGAGGACTCCCTGCGCCGGCTGGGGACCGACCACGTCGACCTGTTCCAGATCCACCGGCCCGCGCCGGACACCGACATCGAGGAGACCCTCTCGGCCCTCACCGACCTGGTGCGCGCCGGCAAGGTCCGTGCCATCGGTTCCTCGACCTTCCCGGCCTCGGACATCGTCGAGGCGCAGTGGGCCGCCGAACGACGCGGCCTGCAGCGCTTCCGGACCGAGCAGCCGTCGTACTCGATCCTCGACCGGAGCATCGAACGCGAAGTGCTGCCGGTCTGTCAGCGCTACGGGATGGGCACGCTGGTCTGGAGTCCGCTGGCCGGGGGGCTGCTCACCGGCCGCTACCGCAAGGGCCGGCAGGCCACCACTCATCGCGGCGGCTTCGGCTTCAAGCACATGAGCGACGAACGCCGGCTCGACGCCGTCGAGCAGCTCATCCCCCTCGCCGCCAAGGCGGGGATGTCGCTGACGCACCTGGCCATGGCCTTCACGATCGCCCACCCCGGTGTCACCTCGGCGATCATCGGACCGCGCACCATGGACCACCTCGACGACCTGCTCGCGGGCGCCGAGGCCACCCTGACCGACGAGATACTCGACCAGATCGACGCCATCGTGCCTCCCGGCACCGATGTCGGGACGCTCGACCTGGCCTACAACCCACCCGCCATCCAGCAGACCGCGCTGCGCCGCCGCCTGCCCGACGAGCGCTCCGCCGCCTGA
- a CDS encoding SDR family oxidoreductase — protein sequence MDLSTSTALVTGANRGFGRALAAELLSRGATVYAGARNPDQVDLPGARPIALDITDPASVVAAAKATGDVTILINNAGSSTGADLLSAGLDDIRVEMDTHYFGTLSVARAFAPQIAANGGGAILNVLSGLSWVSFPEFGAYCAAKSAQWSLTNTLRLQLADQGIRVAGLHVGYMDTDMVRAVDAAKSDPADIARIAVDGIAAGAYEIVADNASRQAQAALAGGVSVLYPQLP from the coding sequence ATGGACCTCTCCACCAGCACCGCCCTTGTCACCGGGGCCAACCGGGGCTTCGGCCGCGCACTCGCCGCCGAACTGCTCAGCCGCGGCGCCACCGTCTACGCCGGCGCCCGCAACCCCGACCAGGTCGACCTGCCCGGCGCCAGGCCCATCGCGCTCGACATCACCGACCCCGCCTCCGTCGTGGCCGCCGCCAAGGCCACCGGCGACGTGACCATACTGATCAACAACGCGGGGTCCTCCACCGGCGCGGACCTGCTGTCCGCCGGCCTGGACGACATCCGCGTGGAGATGGACACCCACTACTTCGGCACACTCTCGGTGGCCCGCGCCTTCGCACCCCAGATCGCGGCCAACGGCGGGGGGGCGATCCTGAACGTCCTGTCCGGACTGTCCTGGGTCAGCTTCCCGGAATTCGGCGCCTACTGCGCCGCCAAGTCCGCGCAGTGGTCGCTCACCAACACCCTGCGCCTGCAACTCGCCGACCAGGGCATCCGGGTGGCCGGTCTGCACGTCGGCTACATGGACACCGACATGGTCCGGGCCGTCGACGCAGCCAAGTCCGACCCGGCCGACATCGCCCGGATCGCCGTCGACGGCATCGCCGCCGGCGCCTACGAGATCGTCGCGGACAACGCCTCCCGCCAAGCGCAGGCCGCCCTCGCCGGAGGCGTCTCCGTGCTCTACCCGCAGCTCCCCTGA